A window of Nonomuraea angiospora genomic DNA:
ACCGACTCCGACACCAGCTCGGCGGGCAGGGCGCGCACCATGTGGGCGCCGCGCTCCTCGAAGCGGGAGCGCAGCGCCGGGGTGAACCGGTCGGCGATCTCCAGGTGGTGGGCGAGCAGCGCGCAGAAGTTGCGCACCGCCTTGGGCAGGAACTCCGGCTCGAGATCCTTGAACACCAGGTCGAACGCGTCGAAGAAGTGCAGCTGGCGCTCGTCGCCGACCTGGGTCAGCGACCCGGACACCAGGCGGCGGTAGAACACCCCGGCCAGCGACACCACCGCGAACGTGGCGGCCTCCCGGTGCAGGCGCCAGATCCACGGCCGGTCCTCGGCGGTGTGCAGGGAGCCGGGGAAGTGCAGCAGGTCGCGCAGGGAGCGCCGGTAGATCCCGGCCCACGCGTACGGGTAGTCGACCATGGTCCGCACGCCGGCGGGCAGGATCGCCTCCCGTGGGTCGAGCACCACGCCCCTCCGCGCCATGGGGGCGCGGTGCACGACCCGTTTGCGGCCCTCGACCTGCACGTGGTCGGCGCGTACGAAGTCGCAGCCGAGCCCGTCGATCGCCTCGACGAGCCGTGCCAGGTAGCCCGGGGCGAGCCAGTCGTCGGCGTCCATGAACGTGACGTACCGGCCGGAGGCGGCCGACAGGCCCGTGTTGCGGGCGTCGGCCAGCCCGACGGGGGCCGGGTTGCGCAGCATGGTCAACCCGGGCAGGTCGCGCGTGAAGTCGTCGACGATGTCCCCGGTGGCATCCGTGGACCCGTCGTTCACGACGATGAACTCGAAGTCGTGCCGGGCGTTGCGGCAGAGCGACGACAGCGCGTCGGCGATGTACCGCTCGCCGTTCAGCACCGGCACGACGACCGAGAGAGTGATCAAGAGTGGATTCTCCAGAGTGCGGACGAGGTCAGACGGTCACCCGGCGCAGGCGGGCCTTGGGGGCCTCCTCGCCGGGGAAGACGCGCTTGACGCCGTCGCCCATGGCCTGCTCGATGATGCGGATGTCACGGACGAGGTGCTCGAGGCCGGCCGGCTCCAGGGAGGCGGCGTGGTCGGAGCCCCACATGGTCCGGTCGAGCGTGATGTGCCGCTCCACGGTGACCGCGCCGAGCGTGACCGCGGCCAGGGAGATCTGCAGGCCGCGCTCGTGGCCGGAGTAGCCGACGGGCACGCCGTAGCGCTCCTTGAGCGTGGTGATCGTGCGCAGGTTCGCCTCTTCCGGCGGCAGCGGGTAGGTGGACGTCGCGTGCATCATGATCAGCTTGTCGGTGCCGAGGATCTCGACGGCCGCGTCGATCTCCGACAGCGTGGACATGCCGGTGGACAGGATGATCGGCTTGCCGGTGGCGGCCAGGACCCGCAGCAGCTCGTGGTCGGCGACGCTGGCCGAGGCCACCTTGTGGACGAGGACGTCCATCTCCTCCAGGAACTCCACGGAGGGCACGTCCCACGGCGAGGCGAACCAGTGCAGGCCGCGCTCGTCGCAGTATTTCGCGATCTGCCGGTACTCGTCGTAGCCGAACTCGGTCCGCTCCTTGTACTCCAGGTACGTCATCTCGCCCCACGGCGTCTGCCTGATCTGGCCCTTCTGCTCCTCGGGCACGCAGATCGCGGGGGTGCGCTTCTGGAACTTGACCGCCTGGCAGCCGGCCTCGGCCGCCACGTCGATGAGGCGGCGGGCGATGTCGATGTCGCCGTTGTGGTTGATGCCGATCTCGCCGATCACGTACACGGGCTCGCCGTCGCCGACCAGGACGTCGCCGATCGCAACGTGCTCATGGTCGCGGCCGCTTCCGGGCTCGTTGGCTCGTCCCTCGCTCTCTCCCCCGGAGCTCCTCCGCTCCGGCCCGAGCCTGGGCCGCGTGCGGACCTCGGCGGCGGGCGGCTCGGGACGGGCGGCCACGACGCGGTCGCACAGCTCGCGCACGGCGCCGGACCCGCCGGCCCTGGTCAGCACGACCCTGGCGGCGGCGCGGACGCGCGGGTGGGCGTCGGGGGTGGCGACGGGCCAGCCGACCTCGGCCATCGGGCCCAGGTCGTTGACGTCGTTGCCGACGTAGGCGACGCGGGCCGGGTCGAGGCCCTCGATGGTCAGCCAGTCGCGCAGCACGGTCCGCTTCTCGGCCAGGCCCTGCAGCACGGGGACGCCGAGCTTGCGGGCGCGGGCGGCCACCACCGGGTTGTGCTCGGTGGACATGACCAGCACCTTCACCCCGGACCGCTTCAGCAGCGCGATGCCCATCCCGTCGGAGCGGCTGACGAGCACCATCTCGCGGCCGTCGGAGTCGACGTAGGCGCGGTCGTCGGTGTGCACGCCGTCGAAGTCGGTGATGACGGCGTCCACGTCGATCGGCTCGGGCTCGTCGATGAACGGGGCGAGCGCGCGCACCAGCTCGAGGTCGTCCGGGTTGTCGATCTCGACGCCGTGCTTGGGCGAGACCGGCTGGACGGCGACCTGGCCGAAGAAGCGGTGGCCGTGCTCGCGCAGGCCGGAGGTGCGCATGACGTAGAAGGCGCCGTTCTCGCGGAACTCGGGGTCGCGGTCCTGGCGGCGCTGCCGGATGGCCGGGTCGTGGTTGATGCCGGCCCCGGCGGCGGTCCACAGGAACTCGTGCGTCGGCAGCCCCGACACGACCGAGTCGGCCTCCCCGTCCAGCACCTTGCGCACCGCCTCGGAGAGGTTCTCCGGGTCGATGAACGCGCTGGTGCACTGCACCAGCACGACGACCTCGGGGTCCTCGCCGAGGGCGTCGAGCGCGTGCAGCACCGCCGACTCGCTGGAGGCGGTCGCGCCGCTCAGCTCCTCGGGGCGGTCCACGACGATGGCCCCCGCCTCGCGGGCGGTCTCGGCGATGCCCGCGTGGTCGGTGCTGACCACGACCTGGTCCACGAGCTCGGCCCGCAGGGCGGCCCGAACCGCTCGGGTGACCAGCGGGACGCCGCCGACCAGGGCGAGGTTCTTCAGGGGTACGCCCGCCGAACCTCCGCGGGCGGGAACTACGGCCAGGACTCGCAAGATCTGTCTCCTCAGTGCATCGGACTGCACCCAGAAGCTAGAGGCCCGGATTGAACGGCCAGCGTCACCATCATTAACTTTCCATGGGGATCCGGTAGAGGAGTTCTGGCCGGCCGACTCCTCCGTATTGCGGGATGCGGGCCGCCACCCCCAGCTCGACCAGGTATTCCAGGTAGCGGCGGGCCGTCACGCGGGACACCCCGATCGCGTCGGCGACGGCTTGGGCCGCCATGCCCTCGGGGCTGTCGCGCAGCTTCGCGGCGACCGTGTCGAGGGTGTCGCGCGCCATGCCCTTCGGCAGCTCCGAGCTGCCCCGCAGGGTGCCGAGGACCCGGTCCACGTCGCCCTGCCCGACGGCCAGGCCCGCCTCGTCCTTGAACCGGGCGTAACGCGTCAGCTTTTCGGAGAGTGTCGCGTAGGTGAACGGTTTGAGCAGGTACTGGGAGATGCCGAGCGAGACCGCCGAGCGCACCATGGCCAGGTCGCGGGCCGAGGTGACGGCGATCACGTCGCACATGAGCCCGCCCGCGCGGATCGCCCGGCACACCTCCAGCCCGTGCATGTCCGGCAGGTACAGGTCGAGCAGGACGAGGTCCACGGGCCTGCCGCGCAGGAACCGCAGGGCCTCGCCGCCGGTCCTGACCACCCCGGCCACCTCGAACCCGGGCGTGCGCTCGACGTAGATGCGGTTGGCCTCGGCCGTGATCTCCTCGTCCTCCACGACGAGCACGGAGATCTTCGCGCCCGATCCCGGCGCCGGGATGGTCATCGCACCCGCTCCGGCACCGGCAGCCGCACGGTGAACACCGAGCCCTTCACGTCGATGGTGCCGCCGAGCCGCCGCACCGCCTGCCCCACCAGCGCCAGGCCGAGCCCGCGCCCGTCGCCCTTGGTGGTCCAGCCCTTCTCGAACGCCTGCGGGTCGGCCGGCCCGGGGCCGTTGTCGGCGACCCTGATGAGCACCTCGCCGCCGCCCGCGCTGAGGTGGACCTCCACCCGGGAGGCCGCGTCGATGGCGTTG
This region includes:
- a CDS encoding N-acetylneuraminate synthase family protein, giving the protein MRVLAVVPARGGSAGVPLKNLALVGGVPLVTRAVRAALRAELVDQVVVSTDHAGIAETAREAGAIVVDRPEELSGATASSESAVLHALDALGEDPEVVVLVQCTSAFIDPENLSEAVRKVLDGEADSVVSGLPTHEFLWTAAGAGINHDPAIRQRRQDRDPEFRENGAFYVMRTSGLREHGHRFFGQVAVQPVSPKHGVEIDNPDDLELVRALAPFIDEPEPIDVDAVITDFDGVHTDDRAYVDSDGREMVLVSRSDGMGIALLKRSGVKVLVMSTEHNPVVAARARKLGVPVLQGLAEKRTVLRDWLTIEGLDPARVAYVGNDVNDLGPMAEVGWPVATPDAHPRVRAAARVVLTRAGGSGAVRELCDRVVAARPEPPAAEVRTRPRLGPERRSSGGESEGRANEPGSGRDHEHVAIGDVLVGDGEPVYVIGEIGINHNGDIDIARRLIDVAAEAGCQAVKFQKRTPAICVPEEQKGQIRQTPWGEMTYLEYKERTEFGYDEYRQIAKYCDERGLHWFASPWDVPSVEFLEEMDVLVHKVASASVADHELLRVLAATGKPIILSTGMSTLSEIDAAVEILGTDKLIMMHATSTYPLPPEEANLRTITTLKERYGVPVGYSGHERGLQISLAAVTLGAVTVERHITLDRTMWGSDHAASLEPAGLEHLVRDIRIIEQAMGDGVKRVFPGEEAPKARLRRVTV
- a CDS encoding glycosyltransferase family 2 protein codes for the protein MITLSVVVPVLNGERYIADALSSLCRNARHDFEFIVVNDGSTDATGDIVDDFTRDLPGLTMLRNPAPVGLADARNTGLSAASGRYVTFMDADDWLAPGYLARLVEAIDGLGCDFVRADHVQVEGRKRVVHRAPMARRGVVLDPREAILPAGVRTMVDYPYAWAGIYRRSLRDLLHFPGSLHTAEDRPWIWRLHREAATFAVVSLAGVFYRRLVSGSLTQVGDERQLHFFDAFDLVFKDLEPEFLPKAVRNFCALLAHHLEIADRFTPALRSRFEERGAHMVRALPAELVSESVARMSAERETTLRALVPDLPPSPHVRVRRDREET
- a CDS encoding response regulator, with protein sequence MTIPAPGSGAKISVLVVEDEEITAEANRIYVERTPGFEVAGVVRTGGEALRFLRGRPVDLVLLDLYLPDMHGLEVCRAIRAGGLMCDVIAVTSARDLAMVRSAVSLGISQYLLKPFTYATLSEKLTRYARFKDEAGLAVGQGDVDRVLGTLRGSSELPKGMARDTLDTVAAKLRDSPEGMAAQAVADAIGVSRVTARRYLEYLVELGVAARIPQYGGVGRPELLYRIPMES